The region atatacagaGCTTTGCCACTTCCACTTTGCCAGAGAAAGTCATTCTGCCGTTTGAGATTGTTtgtattatctatttatttttcctttccaCACTAGTCGGACTGGCCAGAGGGCTTCAACCTGGCTACTTCATTGAACTTCTGCTTACCAAAGTGCGTCTCCACTAGCCTTAGATGTCTGGTGCCCAATGCCTGCCATGAAGGCATCACTCTCATGAAGAACATGCTGCAATGGGACCCTTGCAAAAGGCCATCTGCTAGCCAGGTAACACTGGAAAACAACTTATTGGGTCGGGATCACATAGAATTAAAAAGGATTATGCTGGCGTGACTTATTACTTGCAAACGACATCTCAATAGAAAAACCATGAATGTTTTGCTCTATAATATTGTCTGTATAGTCAATCACTTGACAGATGTTGAAGTCACGATTGGTTGTTACTTTTAGTAGGAAAAGAtcatcaaacaaaaaaaagaacaacaaaacaaaatgtctcTGGATATACGGTATTCATGCTTCAACTTGACATGGATACCGTGTCTAAACTCCCCAGGCTCTGCGGCACCCCTACTTCCACGTGGGCCAGGAGCTGGGCCCTCCTTCCAGGTACCTGGAGAAGCACCAGGCCCATGCTAAGGCCCGaaagcctctgtctctctgtgaggACCATCTCCATCTACCAGCACTCTGTGAGAAGCAGACCCACCCGGCCCAGGACTGGTTAACCCTTCTGACCGGCAAGGACCACGGCTGTCCCACGGCTGCCCAGTCCTCACCGCCGCAGCTTCAACCGCTAAGCCTGGGAACAACCAGCCAATCAGTGAGCTCATTTGGTCCTAGTTGCCATCGTCaatgttttaatgtattttcaGTGGTTAAATCATAAATTATCAAATGCAATCTTAACTATGAAATCCCATACATTAAAATAAGGTAATACTCCCATTTTTATATGGAATAAAAATGGGATTTCTATGGGACTGCTCAACAGGTATGGAAGAAGCAGAGGAATGGACCCAGAAGCGGGTGCAGGCTTCGAGGAGGGACATCGGTCCAAGCCACTGAAGGCTGTGATGACACTGAGGATGCAGCTTCCAACTCTAAAACACCCAGCCTCTATCACTGTACACAGAGGCCACTCAGCGACTGCAACTTCCAGTGAGAAACAGCTTTCTGCTTCGTATCGAAAGGGGCGGGGTTTTATAAAGGCTCTGGTAGACTGTAATGGCTCGTCATTGAACACACAGCCCATAAGTCAGCGACTATATTGTACCCCTGTCTAAATCGATTGAGTCGATTTATACCTGCAGACCGGCATCCTTGCACAAAATGACTAGTCCCTGCCTACACATCAAAAACatgcattgaaaaaaacatagttgTAACTAAAAATTGCATAAAAAAAAGGtttaaatataataacattttatttttaatctgTTTATAATGTTGAACAGATCAGCAGAGACGAAGCATCAGAGTGAAAACAGCTGTGTAACCCAACCACCAAAAAGCAGCAGTCCAAACAGAGCGGACTTCATCATCTCCTCGGCCAAGCAGCACTACCTTCGCCATTCCCGATACGTTCCTGGTGAGCCCGCCCCCATCCACCCTACTTCTATAAATCTACTTAAGAGTCTGACTTTGAAAAACCTAGTAGATCTCTGGGAGTATGAAGGCCACAGGAGCATGGCCGCTAGTGTGGCCCCCTCAAATATGGCagaagcagagagaaagagttttCCTGGAAAAGGAAATTGCACTTAAAACTGAAAGCGGAACATAAACACCAGGGGAAATGACACTGGACAGGCTCTGAAAGAAAACACTTCTGGGAAGGCTATTCCAGCAGGCCCCAGCTTCCTTCGTAGAGGATGATTTTAGTTAATAAGGTAAACCCGTAGGACTATTAACCATGTTAACATCACTGGGAAGATGACTGGTGAGCAGCACAGAGTTGGAAAAGCAATCTAAAATGCAACAGGTGGAAAGCATTGGTGTGGTGGCAGATGAAATGCAGAATGTTTACTGCAAAGAAACCATCCTAAAAGCCCACATCATTAAATGTAATGGGGTGCAGCAAACATATGAGGTACAGCCTCGCAGATTCAGCAGCTTCTTCAACAAatcccagacagacagagagcgtcTTCTTGGGGTGGTGGcccttttaatgtgtgtgtgtgtgtgtgtgtgtgtgtgtgtgtgtgtgtgtgtgtgtgtgtgtgtgtgtgtgtgtgtgtgtgtgtgtgtaaatcctTTTAACGGACATCAAACAATTGAAGGAAACATCTGGGACAGAACATTGGGCATCGCTGCGTGCCAGGAGTCAGAACACACCTCTTCCAAAGGTAAGTAGTGTTTGATGGGAGAATCAGACTCCCCTGACATCATGATGTTTAGTGTCAGATTGTCATGGCTGCTCACTTGATGCACATTCGTACAGAGTTGACAATCATAAATATTTAAATTGCTGGACAAATGAATACAAATTGTTTTGTGCATATACTATACAATATGTGGGTGGTCATTGAATAGCTATATGTGTTAAACGGCCATCTTTACATTCCAAACAAGGATTGATCACTCCTGATAGCTCCTATCAACAGGTCATCTAAATGGGTTCACTTTTCTCTCATCAATTGGGCAAAGCTTGTACAGACTTTCTTGTTCACCGACCACAAAGTGCAGCGAAGAGTGAGAGTACTCTCTCGCAGTTTCTCCAATTCAAAAGTCATCGAGAAAAATAATGGAATGAATACCGGCCATCCAACACCATGGTGTTTGTGAACTACGCCACTaattacatcacacacacaaggacaacgAAAGACAAGCCCATACCGTGAGAAGGGATGAGTTTTAATGACTTTTTTAATGAGCCGAGGCAAATCACAATGTACTCTACAGAGGAATAGGTGTATTATTCATGTTAACTTAGCAGGGACACAAAAAGAACATATTGTCTCTTCATGTTTAATTTATGAGATCAGGCAAGTATTAAGCACGGGAGGACCGAGGGGATCGCATGTCCACTAATGAGCCGTGCCAGAACAGGCCCCAGATCACTTTCCCTCATTAGGGATGCTTGGGTAGGCAGACCTAAGATCAGTGATGCACGTTCAATCACTTCGCTGTGACTTTTAAATCTGTGATTGCAATCCTTTTTAAATAACAATTACAATTTTTGCATTCCCACACAAAACTCTCGTAAGGAGGGCGTTTCTCAAAGGGTCTCATCTTAGGGTCAATTGACACCAAACCTCAAAATCTGTTTCCAAATGTATATGAACTGTAGTCCTCCACAAAAACGTACGTTTTCATTTAgaatgaccaaattatacaactTCACCACATCCATGAGTTGGTACCTAAACATTGTTAGATGACCTTAAGCTCCATATCTTTCCATTGGACCATGACCATCTCCTGCCTCCTGGTGTTATCTGCTCAGACGGCGACGGATGGAGAACTGTGAACGCAAAACCTCCCGTCCCCAACAgcaagggagaagagagggctGTCTTTCTGTCCAAGAAGCCATGCGTCGCAAAAGTGTTCGGGCGAGTAGACTGGTCCGCCAAGTACGGTGGCAATCATAACCGCTAGCAGGTAGCCTTAGGATGCTACACTCAGAGGTTGAGGGGAGAGGTCCTCTTCCATATGCACTATGATGAATAAACGCACAGAAAATTCTTGATTCATtatgaattcatttatttatagaaGAATGGTAGACAATACTGGAATACAATTTTGAGAGCCAACGGGTATAGAATACATGAAAGGCCTTTAACAAAGTCGGTTAAAAATAATCACTGTACACATAGTGTAAAAATTTTAGCATTGTCAATAAGAAAAAGtatatcattattattcataTCTGTAAAAAAGCATTCTCATATAAAATAAAACTTTTCAATTTGTTATCCGTACCAAAATATATTCAGCATCTGGAAAGTAAACTAAGCTTACGACTCATAAGCAGTCAATTGTGTTGTCATATGAACATAGTTGATGGTCTTGCATTCATTTTCCCCCAAATGATATTCATCTTACTTTCAATGACAAACCACGGTTTTCAGGTTTGGTGTGGCCTTGTGGTCATTCCAACCATAATTTTGCCCATCATCAATAGACTGAAAATACATTAGAACAAAATGTACTGCTGTTATTAGTTATTTTGAATCTGTTGGGATGTGTATTGCATTGCAGTAACAAAGACGGACAGCATAAATAGTGTACCTCGTCAAGGCCATCAGCCCAGCAGGCATGAATTTCCAGGAGTTGAAAAACCTCAATCCCATCACAACAGCCAGTGCTCCTGATATTCCTAGTTTTGCAGTGGGAAGGAAACATTATTAAAAGGGTTGGCAGACAACGGCGGGAAGATGTTACGATGTGAAGTTTAGAAATCCAAGTGTGTTAACTCACCAAGTGAAACCCATACATTTTGGGAATTTCTAGAGGTCAGATAAGCACCGAATCCTGCCAAGACTCCAAAGACTAGTCCGGCGACAAGAGAGGCGACACTACCTGTGTGGCAAAATACCCATCGTATCAATAGAGGTGCAACAAGCCTGCTGCTTGCTCTCCTGCATGGAACGTAACAAATCTCGGACGACCTAACTTACCTGCTTTAATAAAGCCCACGACCCCCCCGGAAACCACCAAGGCTGCGTACCCAAAACCTATCCAGTCTATTGCCATTATGGAATAGGTATTGTGCCGCTCTGGTTGTATCCATAGGGAAGGGAATGATATAATTATGTGTACTTCCGGGTTATGCCAAGAAAGTAAAGCTTAGTAAAAAGGTTTTGACGGCAAAATAATTCAACAAGCAAATTTGACTTCAaagattttcctttttttcctt is a window of Gadus macrocephalus chromosome 8, ASM3116895v1 DNA encoding:
- the LOC132462891 gene encoding transmembrane protein 14C-like is translated as MAIDWIGFGYAALVVSGGVVGFIKAGSVASLVAGLVFGVLAGFGAYLTSRNSQNVWVSLGISGALAVVMGLRFFNSWKFMPAGLMALTSLLMMGKIMVGMTTRPHQT